In Spirochaetota bacterium, the sequence CCAATCCCATATCTGTGCCCCATGTAAACTCAATCCTAACCATTGAGATTCCTTCCTTGGATTCACTAATAACCGTTTCAACATTATTGATTCTGGAGAGGTTCTCCTCTATAGGCCTGGTTACTGTACTCTCAATTTCCTTTGGCCCAACCCCCTCATATTCAGTAATCACCACAGCGATGGGAAACTCTATATCCGGTATGAGATCAAGTGGAATCTTTGAAAAGCTGACAATCCCAAGTACAACCAGAGCTACAAAAATCATAATTGCTGTAATGGAACGATCAACGGAAAGATCTGATAGCTTCATAAGCCTTCCCTCCCTTGTCCACTCTTTGCGTCAATATCCTCTCGATAAATAATCAACTCATCACCATCTGAAATATTTTCGTGACCCAGTGTAATGACAATATCATCTCTCTTGAGACCGCTTATTACTTCAGTATAATTATTAACGGTTAGTCCTGTAATAATTTTCTGTAATACCGCCCTTTGATTTTCTACTTTATAAATACCTATGCTCTCATATCCGATTTTTATTACTGAATCTTCCGGAACAGCTATTACCCCCTTCCTCTCTCCCAAGATTATCCAAACATCAGCAAACATTCCATGCCTAAGTGCAAGTTTTTTGTTGTTGATTTTTATTCTTACCTCCTGGGTTCGACTTCTTTCATCGAGAACGGGACTCTTTTTGTATACTTTTCCTATAAATATTCTATCTGGAAATGCCTCAACCCTTATATTTGCCGTCATGCCTACTGTTACTCTATTGATATCCTCTTCCATCAGTCTTATCTCTGCCTCGACAGTTGTCATATTCACTACCTGACATAAGGCAGTGTTAGGTGAAACAGCCATTCCCCTGTCTACCATAATTTTTCCTATGTATCCAGTTATAGGAGATTCTACAACCGCAAGCTTGTATTCC encodes:
- a CDS encoding efflux RND transporter periplasmic adaptor subunit, producing the protein MRKVILIIIVLFILGISAYRLIVRFSSEGDKAESGFNKIPVKAVAIKQMDMVNKMKFTGSIIGTEVVKVFPQVPGKIHSILIQEGQKVWKDKTLFRINRDIVGMEYKLAVVESPITGYIGKIMVDRGMAVSPNTALCQVVNMTTVEAEIRLMEEDINRVTVGMTANIRVEAFPDRIFIGKVYKKSPVLDERSRTQEVRIKINNKKLALRHGMFADVWIILGERKGVIAVPEDSVIKIGYESIGIYKVENQRAVLQKIITGLTVNNYTEVISGLKRDDIVITLGHENISDGDELIIYREDIDAKSGQGREGL